In Thermanaeromonas sp. C210, the following proteins share a genomic window:
- a CDS encoding N-acyl-D-amino-acid deacylase family protein → MELLVIKDGTVIDGTGRPAFGADVVVEGDKIAFVGRVDNAVDARVINVQDLAISPGFIDFHSHADAALLEDGWARPKVLQGVTTEVIGNCGFSLSPVTEDSLPQLKAYVAPILGTWPEGLCPQDATGYFEELKKRGTTVNVVSYVGHSTVRLAVMGMANRAANSEELEAMARHVARAMKQGCKGLSSGLLYPPGCYAPTEELIYLSRVVGRYGGIYVSHVRDESDGVLEAVAEALTIGRQAGVPVHVSHLKACGPRNWPKIAQALEMFDRARQEGQDVTWDTYPYTAGSTTGASLLPPWALEEGVTSLPQRLQREPLRAAIKEAWRKGIPGWDNMVGSLGFDRLVINAVSQPFNRPFAGYSIAQIAQARGISPEDALLDLLATEGGHLAIETYHASEDTLGAILAHPITMIGSDGIYSGSLAHPRLCGTFPRVLGRYVREQKVLTWEQSVAKMTCLPAQRLHLAGRGCVRVGYFADLVLFDPSSIGDRATFTHPYLPPRGIKGVIVNGEVTVWEGQITGRRPGRIL, encoded by the coding sequence GTGGAACTCCTGGTAATTAAGGACGGCACGGTGATCGATGGGACCGGCCGTCCTGCTTTTGGGGCCGATGTGGTAGTCGAGGGTGACAAAATCGCCTTTGTAGGACGGGTCGATAATGCGGTGGACGCCCGAGTTATTAACGTCCAAGACCTGGCCATCAGTCCCGGTTTCATCGATTTTCACAGCCATGCCGATGCGGCTTTACTGGAAGATGGCTGGGCGCGGCCCAAGGTTTTACAGGGGGTCACTACTGAAGTAATCGGCAACTGCGGCTTTTCCCTGTCTCCCGTAACGGAGGACAGCCTACCCCAGCTCAAGGCCTATGTAGCACCCATCCTGGGTACCTGGCCCGAAGGCCTTTGTCCGCAAGACGCAACCGGGTATTTTGAAGAGCTTAAGAAACGTGGTACCACGGTAAACGTGGTCTCCTACGTTGGCCACAGCACCGTCCGCCTGGCAGTAATGGGAATGGCCAACCGCGCGGCTAATTCCGAGGAGTTGGAGGCTATGGCCCGGCATGTGGCCCGGGCCATGAAACAGGGTTGCAAGGGCTTGTCATCAGGCTTACTGTATCCCCCGGGCTGCTACGCCCCAACCGAGGAACTTATCTACCTGTCCAGAGTCGTCGGGCGTTACGGAGGTATATACGTTTCCCATGTCCGTGACGAATCAGATGGAGTATTGGAGGCCGTGGCAGAAGCACTGACCATAGGCCGGCAGGCCGGAGTGCCCGTTCATGTTTCCCACCTCAAGGCCTGCGGGCCACGCAACTGGCCGAAAATAGCCCAAGCCCTGGAGATGTTCGACCGGGCCAGGCAAGAGGGGCAGGATGTAACGTGGGATACCTACCCTTACACTGCCGGCTCCACCACGGGAGCCTCCCTCCTTCCCCCCTGGGCCCTGGAGGAAGGAGTGACGTCCCTGCCCCAACGGCTGCAAAGGGAACCCCTACGGGCCGCCATCAAAGAAGCGTGGCGGAAGGGTATACCCGGGTGGGACAATATGGTTGGCTCCCTGGGCTTCGACCGCTTAGTGATCAATGCCGTGTCTCAGCCCTTCAACCGGCCTTTTGCGGGTTACAGCATCGCCCAGATTGCACAAGCACGCGGCATTAGCCCCGAAGACGCCCTCCTGGACCTTCTGGCTACGGAAGGCGGTCATTTAGCCATAGAGACTTATCATGCCAGCGAAGATACCCTGGGGGCCATCCTGGCGCACCCGATAACTATGATAGGGAGCGACGGAATTTATTCCGGGAGCCTGGCCCACCCTAGATTATGCGGTACCTTTCCCCGGGTGCTGGGGCGCTACGTGCGGGAGCAAAAAGTCTTGACCTGGGAGCAATCCGTAGCCAAAATGACTTGCCTCCCGGCCCAGCGGTTACACCTGGCCGGCCGCGGGTGCGTGAGGGTAGGCTACTTTGCCGATTTGGTGCTCTTTGACCCCTCCTCCATCGGCGATAGAGCCACCTTTACCCATCCATATCTGCCGCCCCGCGGCATTAAGGGAGTAATCGTCAACGGAGAGGTGACCGTCTGGGAGGGACAAATAACCGGAAGGAGGCCGGGGCGGATCTTGTAG
- a CDS encoding DUF401 family protein — translation MEGLKLLLVFSLIVFLLVRRAPLGPVMLGGAVLLAALYGTGPAAFLGMVWRATESPATWELISVLALIMLLEHFLGQEGYLQRMLRGLEGLFRDRRAIIALIPAFIGLMPSAGGALFSAPLVGQVASGNGISAEQKSFVNYYYRHIWEYFLPLYPGVLLTSELSGVPLPQLIAGLAPYGLLVILLGLPALLRLAPLREGEVPSNRREVIRELFLSTLPILVVLGLVLGAHVGVAAAVGAVLVCLLVYHRYTPARVYLLLREAISVKTLVLVWGIMVFKQVLVDTRAVEGLSPLLAALPVPHFLVFGLLGLLVGMLTGLMVAFVGIVFPLVAAAMGDHLGLPLVVFIFISGFTGTMLTPLHLCLALTVDFFKADLLKVLRMLAGPETALMAVAVVAYFLG, via the coding sequence TTGGAAGGTTTAAAGTTGCTGCTGGTCTTTAGTTTAATAGTGTTTTTGCTGGTAAGACGGGCACCCTTGGGACCGGTGATGCTGGGAGGAGCCGTCCTCCTGGCGGCCCTTTACGGTACCGGTCCGGCGGCCTTTTTAGGCATGGTCTGGCGGGCCACGGAAAGCCCGGCCACCTGGGAATTGATATCCGTTCTGGCGTTAATCATGTTGTTAGAGCATTTCCTGGGCCAGGAGGGGTACCTCCAGAGGATGCTCAGGGGGTTGGAGGGGCTGTTCCGGGACCGACGGGCAATCATAGCCCTTATACCGGCCTTTATAGGGCTGATGCCATCGGCCGGCGGCGCCCTTTTTTCGGCGCCCCTCGTCGGCCAGGTAGCCTCCGGCAACGGGATAAGCGCCGAGCAGAAGAGCTTTGTAAATTATTACTACCGCCATATCTGGGAGTATTTCCTGCCCCTCTACCCGGGAGTACTCCTGACTTCCGAGCTGAGCGGAGTCCCCCTGCCTCAATTGATAGCTGGCCTGGCGCCCTACGGCCTTTTGGTCATCCTCCTGGGGTTACCCGCTCTGCTGCGGTTGGCCCCTTTAAGGGAAGGGGAAGTCCCTTCTAACCGGCGGGAGGTGATACGGGAACTTTTCCTCAGCACCCTGCCCATTTTAGTGGTACTGGGACTGGTATTGGGAGCCCACGTAGGGGTAGCTGCCGCCGTGGGAGCAGTCCTGGTCTGCCTGCTGGTGTATCACCGGTACACCCCGGCGCGGGTGTACCTTCTCTTGCGGGAAGCCATCTCCGTCAAGACCCTGGTATTAGTGTGGGGGATCATGGTTTTTAAACAAGTGCTGGTGGACACCCGGGCGGTGGAGGGTTTGAGTCCTTTATTGGCGGCCCTGCCGGTTCCCCATTTTCTGGTCTTCGGTCTGCTGGGCCTCCTGGTGGGCATGCTAACGGGGCTCATGGTAGCCTTCGTAGGTATTGTCTTTCCCCTGGTAGCTGCCGCCATGGGAGACCACCTGGGCCTCCCCTTGGTAGTATTTATTTTCATTTCCGGGTTTACAGGTACCATGTTAACCCCCCTCCACCTCTGCCTGGCGTTGACGGTGGACTTCTTTAAAGCCGATTTACTAAAAGTGCTCCGGATGCTGGCCGGCCCGGAAACAGCTCTCATGGCCGTGGCCGTGGTGGCTTATTTTCTGGGGTAA
- a CDS encoding sulfurtransferase TusA family protein, with translation MAEYFIDSLGEMCPVPNIKVREKLKELEMGDEIILETDHSCATTTIMNEMRRKGYKTKLEEVDTGIWRVIIRRVR, from the coding sequence TTGGCGGAATACTTTATCGACAGCCTAGGGGAGATGTGCCCGGTTCCCAACATCAAAGTGCGGGAGAAGTTAAAGGAGCTTGAGATGGGAGACGAGATCATCCTGGAAACGGACCACAGTTGCGCCACTACTACCATCATGAACGAAATGCGGCGTAAAGGGTACAAGACCAAGTTAGAAGAAGTAGATACGGGCATCTGGAGGGTCATCATCCGGCGGGTAAGGTAA
- a CDS encoding selenium metabolism-associated LysR family transcriptional regulator encodes MNLNYLRTFVVVAETGNLSETAQRLFLTQPAVTQQVKHLENHFAVQLIERNNRGVTLTEAGELLYDYACRIVTLYDQLEGNIENLRASVSGNLTIGATSIIGSYAVPCSIGLFKEKFPEARLKLKVGNRKQIMHDLKEGYVDIALIEGKDLKGPFVKWELATDELVIIAPNKDPWRGRSTLTMEEFKVQPLIMREADSGTRQDIEETLRSVKVDPSQLNIIVELANVDSIKAAVEAGVGISIMSRLALRKELYTKTLLALRLEGINFTQKIYLAYYKERVQSKLAKAFVNFLRSPNRGFC; translated from the coding sequence ATGAACCTCAACTACCTGCGGACTTTTGTGGTCGTCGCCGAAACGGGGAACCTATCGGAAACGGCCCAGCGTCTTTTTCTAACCCAACCGGCCGTGACCCAACAGGTTAAGCACCTGGAAAATCACTTCGCCGTCCAGCTAATCGAGCGCAATAATAGGGGCGTCACCCTCACCGAAGCCGGGGAATTGCTTTATGATTACGCCTGCAGAATTGTGACTCTCTACGACCAATTAGAGGGCAACATAGAAAACCTCCGGGCTTCGGTGAGCGGTAACCTCACCATCGGCGCCACCTCCATTATCGGCAGCTACGCCGTTCCCTGCAGCATCGGGCTCTTTAAGGAAAAATTCCCCGAGGCGCGGCTTAAACTTAAAGTAGGCAACCGCAAGCAGATTATGCACGACTTAAAGGAGGGCTATGTCGATATAGCCCTAATCGAGGGAAAGGACTTAAAGGGCCCCTTTGTGAAATGGGAGCTGGCTACCGATGAACTGGTTATCATCGCCCCTAACAAGGACCCCTGGCGGGGGCGGAGTACCCTCACCATGGAGGAATTTAAGGTACAACCCCTCATTATGAGGGAAGCGGATTCGGGCACCCGGCAAGATATTGAAGAAACCCTCCGGTCGGTCAAGGTCGACCCTTCTCAGCTCAACATTATAGTAGAGCTAGCCAATGTGGATTCCATTAAAGCCGCCGTGGAGGCGGGGGTAGGCATCTCTATCATGTCGCGCCTAGCCCTGCGGAAGGAACTCTACACCAAAACATTGCTGGCCCTCCGGCTGGAGGGAATAAACTTTACCCAGAAGATTTACCTGGCCTACTACAAAGAACGGGTGCAGAGCAAGCTGGCCAAGGCCTTCGTTAATTTTCTCCGCTCGCCCAACCGGGGCTTCTGCTAG
- a CDS encoding YeeE/YedE thiosulfate transporter family protein, whose translation MSQSEVSLRSRVSSRARPKKSQLAYGLAVLALVVVLGIYLGSLKISLAAKWIIGIAFGLILQRSRFCFTASMRDPVLTGSTSLARAVLIAIAVATVGFAGFQFSAYMGGNPIPGLISPVGLHTVVGAVLFGIGMVIAGGCASGTLMRVGEGFVMLMVTLVFFVVGSVLGAIHLGWWQGFSVKSSPAVFLPNVLGWPLAFFGQLALLGALYWLATWWEYRKVE comes from the coding sequence ATGTCACAAAGTGAAGTTTCCCTTCGATCCCGGGTAAGTTCGCGGGCCCGGCCGAAGAAGAGCCAGCTGGCCTACGGGTTGGCCGTCCTGGCTCTGGTGGTGGTGCTGGGGATCTACTTGGGCAGCCTGAAAATCAGCCTAGCGGCCAAATGGATCATCGGTATTGCCTTTGGCCTGATCCTCCAGCGTTCCCGATTCTGCTTTACCGCTTCCATGCGCGATCCAGTACTCACCGGAAGCACCTCTTTGGCCCGGGCCGTCCTCATAGCCATCGCCGTGGCCACCGTGGGCTTTGCCGGCTTCCAATTTTCTGCCTACATGGGCGGCAACCCCATTCCCGGGCTGATCAGCCCTGTGGGCCTCCACACGGTGGTAGGGGCGGTCCTCTTCGGCATCGGCATGGTTATCGCCGGGGGCTGCGCCTCGGGTACCCTCATGAGGGTAGGCGAGGGTTTCGTAATGCTCATGGTGACCCTGGTATTCTTTGTCGTGGGTTCCGTGCTGGGGGCCATACATTTGGGCTGGTGGCAGGGCTTTTCCGTCAAGTCTTCGCCCGCCGTATTTTTGCCCAATGTTTTAGGATGGCCTTTGGCCTTCTTTGGCCAGCTCGCCCTGTTGGGTGCCTTGTATTGGCTGGCCACTTGGTGGGAATACCGCAAAGTGGAATAA
- a CDS encoding sulfurtransferase TusA family protein, whose protein sequence is MAEYVLDALGEACPVPLIRTEKKMKELKVGDILIVQVDHSCAMKNVPEWARKQGYNVELEEVEEGRWDIIIEKTK, encoded by the coding sequence ATGGCCGAATATGTTTTGGATGCCCTGGGAGAAGCCTGTCCCGTCCCCTTAATCCGCACGGAGAAAAAGATGAAGGAACTCAAGGTGGGGGACATCCTCATCGTCCAGGTGGATCATAGCTGTGCCATGAAAAATGTGCCCGAATGGGCCCGGAAACAGGGCTACAATGTAGAACTGGAAGAAGTGGAAGAAGGGCGCTGGGATATTATAATCGAGAAGACCAAGTAA
- a CDS encoding FAD-dependent oxidoreductase, whose protein sequence is MTAAIYTGRARLKTMLLEKTLLGGLATYTNEIENYPGFPEGTTGQGLMQLFEQQAKKFNVKIKLAEVKEVDLEGETKVVKTFRTDYHAKAVIIATGGKPRLTGAKGEEKFLFGKGISFCATCDAAYYTGKEVMVVGSGDAAIEEAIFLTKFASKVYISVIHEEGIMDANKVAQEQALKNEKIHFIWNTMVDEFVGEETLETVILKNIKTGERLPVRVDGCFLFIGYEPDTAIFRGILDMNERGYILTDEMMQTNIPGVFAAGDVREKILRQVATAVGDGAVAGFMAERYIAETDYFNSEFRDVRGPQLVFCYDPTDACCRSWMPIIEDLVKRHPQIKLSKIDVYKSKSLAERLGAKGEPCVVLMQDGAIAQVLSLEGLSPGIVEERIKTLSA, encoded by the coding sequence ATGACGGCGGCCATTTATACCGGTCGGGCCCGCCTCAAGACTATGTTACTGGAGAAAACGTTGCTGGGGGGCTTGGCTACTTATACCAACGAGATTGAAAATTACCCCGGCTTTCCCGAGGGCACTACCGGCCAGGGCCTCATGCAGCTTTTCGAGCAGCAGGCCAAGAAATTTAACGTCAAGATAAAGCTGGCTGAAGTAAAAGAAGTGGACCTGGAAGGGGAGACTAAGGTAGTAAAGACCTTCCGCACTGACTACCATGCTAAAGCGGTCATCATAGCTACCGGTGGTAAACCCCGCTTGACAGGCGCCAAGGGGGAAGAAAAATTCCTCTTTGGCAAGGGCATTTCCTTCTGCGCCACCTGTGACGCGGCCTATTATACAGGCAAAGAAGTCATGGTAGTGGGCAGCGGGGATGCGGCCATCGAAGAAGCCATCTTCCTGACCAAGTTTGCCAGCAAGGTATATATTTCGGTCATCCACGAGGAGGGCATCATGGACGCCAACAAGGTGGCCCAGGAACAGGCCCTCAAAAATGAGAAAATCCATTTTATATGGAATACCATGGTGGATGAATTTGTAGGAGAAGAGACCCTGGAGACGGTCATCCTTAAGAACATCAAGACCGGCGAAAGGCTCCCGGTCAGGGTGGACGGCTGTTTCCTCTTTATCGGCTATGAGCCGGATACCGCAATCTTCCGCGGCATCTTGGACATGAACGAGCGCGGTTACATCCTTACCGATGAAATGATGCAGACCAACATTCCCGGCGTGTTTGCGGCGGGCGATGTCCGGGAAAAAATCCTGCGCCAGGTGGCCACGGCCGTGGGGGATGGAGCAGTGGCCGGCTTTATGGCCGAACGCTATATCGCGGAAACCGACTATTTTAACAGCGAATTCCGGGATGTTCGAGGGCCGCAGTTGGTTTTTTGTTACGATCCCACCGACGCCTGCTGCCGGAGTTGGATGCCGATTATAGAAGATCTCGTTAAGAGACATCCCCAGATCAAACTCAGCAAAATCGATGTATACAAATCCAAGAGTCTGGCCGAAAGGTTGGGGGCCAAGGGAGAGCCTTGCGTGGTCCTCATGCAGGACGGCGCTATCGCCCAAGTTTTATCCCTGGAGGGATTATCCCCGGGAATCGTTGAGGAGCGGATTAAGACTTTATCCGCCTAG
- a CDS encoding pyridoxal phosphate-dependent aminotransferase, with protein MIPEGGDGLKEEDKGIARKALEMPPFIVMDILEKAQGMEARGADIVHLEIGEPDFPTPEPIKEAAWRALKEGDTHYTHSLGKPELREEIARHYHKKYGVKISPEQIVVTSGTSPALLLTLSVLLEREDEVILSDPHYACYPNFVRYTEGRPVFVPVREEDGFKYRVEDIRPHLSPRTKAIMVNSPANPTGTVFSATDLKALSELGPYIISDEIYHGLVYEGREHTILEFSDRAFVINGFSKLYAMTGWRLGYVIAPPPFVRALQKLQQNLFICAGSFVQAAAVAALRECDEYVAEMVRIYDARRRYLLGRLKAMGIATQVEPTGAFYALANVKKYTRDSYSFALEILEKTGVALTPGIDFGRNCEGYLRISYANSLENIKEGLDRLERFLEEKSGATR; from the coding sequence ATGATTCCGGAAGGGGGAGACGGTTTGAAGGAGGAAGACAAGGGCATTGCGCGTAAAGCCCTGGAAATGCCGCCATTTATTGTGATGGACATCCTGGAAAAAGCCCAGGGAATGGAAGCACGTGGGGCGGACATCGTCCACTTGGAAATCGGGGAACCCGATTTCCCGACACCGGAGCCCATTAAAGAAGCGGCCTGGCGCGCTTTAAAAGAAGGTGATACCCATTACACCCACAGCCTGGGAAAACCGGAGCTCAGGGAAGAAATAGCCCGTCACTACCACAAGAAATACGGGGTAAAGATATCGCCGGAGCAGATAGTGGTCACTTCCGGCACCTCACCGGCTTTGTTATTAACCTTGAGCGTGCTTCTGGAAAGAGAGGACGAAGTCATTCTTTCTGACCCCCATTATGCCTGTTATCCCAATTTTGTCCGTTACACCGAGGGTAGGCCGGTTTTTGTTCCGGTGAGGGAAGAAGATGGCTTCAAGTACCGGGTCGAAGATATCCGCCCCCATTTAAGCCCTAGAACCAAAGCCATCATGGTCAATTCCCCCGCCAATCCTACGGGTACCGTCTTTAGCGCGACCGATTTAAAGGCCCTTTCAGAGCTGGGCCCTTACATTATTTCGGATGAGATATACCACGGGCTGGTGTACGAAGGCCGGGAGCATACCATCCTGGAGTTCTCCGACCGCGCCTTTGTCATCAACGGCTTCTCCAAACTCTACGCCATGACCGGCTGGCGCCTGGGGTATGTCATCGCCCCGCCTCCCTTCGTCCGTGCCCTGCAGAAACTGCAGCAGAACCTTTTCATCTGTGCGGGTTCCTTTGTGCAGGCCGCGGCTGTTGCCGCCCTGCGGGAATGTGACGAATACGTAGCCGAAATGGTCCGGATTTACGATGCACGCCGTCGTTACCTCCTGGGGAGGCTTAAGGCCATGGGGATCGCCACCCAGGTAGAACCCACCGGAGCTTTTTATGCCCTGGCCAACGTAAAAAAATACACAAGGGACTCTTACTCCTTTGCCCTGGAAATATTAGAAAAGACGGGGGTAGCCCTGACCCCTGGCATCGACTTTGGCCGCAATTGTGAAGGATATTTGCGTATTTCCTATGCCAATTCGCTGGAAAATATAAAGGAAGGCCTGGACCGGCTGGAGCGCTTCCTGGAGGAAAAATCCGGAGCAACAAGATAA
- a CDS encoding AzlD domain-containing protein codes for MDKNIWLVIIGMALVTYLPRMLPLVLLSRVRLPDIFLRWLGYIPAAVLAALLAPALFLPEGKLALAGNPYLLAAIPTSLVALKTHSIALTILSGMLAMIVFQHVGS; via the coding sequence ATGGATAAAAACATCTGGCTAGTTATTATCGGTATGGCCTTAGTTACCTACCTACCTCGTATGTTACCCCTGGTACTGCTCAGCCGCGTTCGGCTGCCGGACATATTTTTGCGCTGGCTGGGCTATATCCCTGCGGCCGTGCTGGCCGCCCTGCTGGCGCCTGCTTTATTCCTCCCGGAGGGGAAATTGGCCCTGGCAGGAAATCCCTACCTCCTGGCAGCCATACCCACCAGCCTGGTAGCTTTAAAGACGCACAGTATAGCCCTAACCATCTTATCGGGCATGCTGGCCATGATTGTCTTCCAACACGTGGGGAGCTAG
- a CDS encoding AzlC family ABC transporter permease codes for MYWREEIRRGLQGALPIVLGYLPLGFVYGVLAREAGLDLLNTVLMSLFVYAGSAQFIAVSLLAGGAAAPSIIFTVFLVNLRHLLMSASLAPYLRRHHPGLLALLSAEITDETFAMAMAHYAHHKPSLFYHFALHLASHSSWVLASLLGGLTGNILGDPGRLGFNFALPAMFIILLILQLKDKRTLLVAGVAASLSVAIALHLPGNWNIILAACAAATIGVALEPWIKTSG; via the coding sequence GTGTACTGGCGAGAAGAAATCAGACGAGGCCTGCAGGGTGCCTTGCCCATTGTCCTCGGCTATTTGCCCCTGGGCTTCGTCTACGGAGTGCTGGCCCGGGAGGCCGGCCTGGACCTGCTCAACACCGTGCTTATGTCCCTTTTCGTATACGCCGGCTCAGCCCAATTTATCGCCGTAAGTCTCCTGGCCGGGGGCGCGGCCGCGCCCTCCATAATCTTTACCGTTTTCCTGGTTAATCTGCGTCACCTACTCATGAGCGCTTCCCTGGCCCCTTATCTCCGCCGCCATCACCCGGGCCTTCTGGCCCTCCTCTCTGCAGAGATCACCGACGAAACCTTTGCCATGGCCATGGCCCATTACGCCCACCATAAGCCTAGCCTTTTCTATCATTTTGCCCTGCACCTGGCCTCCCACTCTTCCTGGGTCCTGGCTTCCCTCCTAGGGGGATTAACGGGTAACATCCTCGGAGATCCCGGCCGCTTGGGTTTTAACTTTGCCCTGCCGGCCATGTTTATCATCTTACTTATCCTGCAGCTCAAGGATAAAAGGACCCTGCTGGTGGCAGGGGTCGCCGCATCTTTATCCGTTGCCATTGCCCTCCACTTGCCGGGCAACTGGAACATTATCCTGGCCGCCTGTGCGGCGGCTACCATAGGGGTCGCTTTGGAACCATGGATAAAAACATCTGGCTAG
- a CDS encoding stalk domain-containing protein, translating into MIKRILLLIFVALAVLILTSIPAHALEVVVQDEKIEFEVAPQLDNGRAFVAVRPVAAKLGAQVVWSPSARTVTVTRGDINLVLAVGGTTAYLNDQPVQLEIPSRIVEGRTLVPVRILAELLGENIIWDASEQGIYIGDRELPFEVLKGSEWVTPEPVQGQWHLSVDLPYQDFAVIQSPEVKLSKPPQQTVLPPPQTDYEKYLVLWAYLGEAPTGGYSIHFSSILRQGDILLVKVHRVSPGPGQIVTEAFTYPEAAARIERGLVSGVSGGRLTVRFVDQDENLLKELVCQIKE; encoded by the coding sequence ATGATAAAGAGAATACTTCTTCTCATCTTCGTTGCCCTGGCGGTGCTGATCTTAACTAGTATCCCTGCTCATGCCCTGGAAGTCGTAGTTCAGGATGAGAAAATCGAATTCGAGGTGGCTCCCCAACTGGATAACGGCCGGGCTTTCGTGGCCGTCCGCCCGGTAGCCGCAAAGTTGGGAGCACAGGTGGTCTGGAGCCCCAGCGCGCGGACGGTAACCGTCACCAGGGGAGATATTAACCTGGTTCTTGCCGTTGGTGGCACTACTGCCTACCTTAACGACCAGCCGGTACAGCTGGAGATACCATCCAGGATCGTGGAAGGCCGTACATTAGTACCGGTAAGAATTTTGGCAGAACTACTGGGGGAAAACATCATATGGGATGCAAGCGAGCAGGGCATTTACATAGGGGACCGGGAGCTTCCCTTTGAGGTCTTAAAAGGTAGTGAGTGGGTGACTCCGGAACCGGTTCAGGGCCAATGGCACCTCTCTGTTGACCTGCCCTATCAGGACTTTGCCGTTATCCAGTCCCCGGAGGTGAAATTGAGCAAACCTCCGCAGCAAACGGTCTTACCGCCGCCCCAAACAGACTACGAGAAATATCTGGTCCTCTGGGCCTACCTCGGTGAAGCTCCAACGGGGGGCTATAGCATACATTTCAGCAGCATTCTTCGCCAAGGGGACATCCTTTTGGTGAAGGTTCACCGGGTTTCTCCCGGGCCCGGCCAAATCGTTACAGAGGCCTTTACTTATCCGGAAGCGGCCGCTCGTATTGAGCGGGGACTGGTGTCGGGTGTTTCCGGCGGCAGGTTGACCGTCCGCTTCGTGGACCAGGATGAAAATCTATTAAAGGAATTAGTGTGCCAGATTAAGGAATAG
- a CDS encoding LytR/AlgR family response regulator transcription factor yields MKLKALIVDDEYPARQELRFMLQEFKDVEIVGEATNAKEALSLISALDYTVVFLDINMPGMNGLELSRAIQGRPNPPLVIFVTAYEEYALQAFEVNAVDYLLKPFEPRRLRQALDKVRRLLEQGQGPPQAPAKEAPSPQRVEATLNRIPVEKDGKTLLLDQDELYYAYTQDDGVYLKTFAEHYASRFTLKELLTRLDPKIFFRTHRCYIVNLTKVKEIVPFFNGTYTLILSDKQHSEVPVSRNQAGPLKARLGL; encoded by the coding sequence ATGAAGCTGAAGGCTTTAATCGTCGATGACGAATATCCCGCGCGGCAGGAGCTGCGCTTTATGCTTCAAGAATTTAAAGACGTAGAAATTGTGGGCGAAGCCACCAATGCCAAGGAGGCCTTAAGCCTAATAAGCGCGTTGGACTACACGGTAGTCTTCCTGGACATCAACATGCCGGGCATGAACGGCCTGGAGCTTTCGCGGGCCATCCAGGGAAGGCCCAACCCACCTCTGGTTATCTTCGTAACGGCTTATGAAGAGTATGCCTTGCAGGCCTTTGAGGTAAACGCGGTGGATTACTTGTTGAAGCCCTTTGAACCGCGGCGCCTGCGCCAGGCCTTGGATAAAGTCCGCAGGCTGCTGGAACAAGGCCAGGGCCCGCCCCAGGCACCAGCTAAAGAAGCTCCATCCCCTCAAAGAGTCGAGGCCACCTTGAACCGCATCCCCGTGGAGAAGGACGGCAAGACCCTGCTCTTGGACCAGGATGAGCTGTACTACGCCTACACTCAGGACGACGGCGTTTATCTGAAGACCTTTGCCGAACATTATGCCAGCCGGTTTACCCTGAAGGAGCTGTTAACGCGCCTGGACCCGAAAATCTTTTTCCGGACCCACCGCTGTTATATCGTTAACCTTACCAAGGTCAAAGAGATCGTCCCCTTTTTTAACGGCACTTATACTTTAATCCTGTCCGATAAGCAACACAGCGAGGTGCCGGTCAGCCGCAACCAGGCCGGCCCCCTCAAGGCCCGCCTGGGACTTTAG